DNA sequence from the Rhizoctonia solani chromosome 10, complete sequence genome:
CCTTCCCAGAACGTCCCCCTCCGGAAACAattgaaggggaagaagaatatgaggtagaacagatcattgactccaaaagacaatgaggaaaatggttctacttgataaaatggaaaggttatggaccagaagacaattcatgggagccagaagaactcctggaacacagccaagaggaaATTCAACGCTTCAATAAATtgcaactgaaaaaggcttgtgactctgccaagagcctttaaggggggggcaatgtcataacctcctaacatataccattagaatcgcacgatttttctattatttctagtattttttacggactcaatatcttttgtttttcaatcacgtgatcttggcgcttattatgacaagatgccgcgccgagatgccgtgccaagggcgcttaggagaaatccacgcttctgcgcagtccgcagcacgcttcccttttcacatgtaggcttctattcacacacgcacagaccacatgtagctagtagtattgtctatatatacagcagggaaattgcttggaaaccccaagtcaattttaccttgtctcatactcattgaggaggacatccagccagctaagtagccggcccccttagTCACCAGTAGCAACCCCTctaccttactcaccacacctcccaggcctaaggccccctcacaGTAGCATAGAAGTAGtaggccgccttaagcggtattagtatagcctagttagatagttagaccacccttgtcagtagtagtacggccgtaagcgcccgcccactagcaagtacccaaccttacagttggcgtacaacaccAACTATGACACGCACAATAAAGAACTgttggccatcatcaaggcattggaagaatggcagatcttcttagaagcaacggacaaacccaTTCAAGTGTTCACGGACCATTGGAATCTagagtattggatgcaggctagAACCTTTAACCGCAGACATGCTAGATGGCGTGTTTTCCTaagcaacttcaactttgaaatccactattgcccagggaaacagttggGAAAACTGGATGCTCTCTCCAGAAGATCTGACTACACTGATGTGCCACCAGAATCAGAAGTCATGCTGCCCAcggaagtctttgccaacacatccaaggaagagctggaaattgtcacggataTACGTGCCAAATTGAAAGAAGATCCCTCCTTGGAACCAATCATCCAGTTCTTGACAGAAGATGCCAACAATGCACCACCATCTATCCAAAAAGCCTATCAagactatgactgggaagaagaattaCTGTGGTACCGGGGAAAACTTGTAGTTCCAGACTCAGAGCCCTTGAAGGAACGGctcctcagggaattccatgactcaccactggcaggacacccaggacaacaacGCACCTTGGAATTGCTTAGCaggaactactggtggccagggatgaaGTCCTCTgcaaaagaatgggtagaatgttgccctACCTGCCAAGCAAACCGTTGCGCCCACGCCCCAGTCATATCTTTGAAACCTCTAGATGTTCCTCCTTTCCCATTCCACACCATTTCCTACAACTTTATTACAGGATTCCCAAGTCAGAAGGACATGATGCAATCCTGGTGGTTATAGATTtgttctccaaatttggccatttcatTCCAACTACAAAAAGGGTAACAGCCAAGGGGCTAGCAAACCTCTTTGTCACTCACATTTGGAAACTTCATGGACTCCCAGTCAGAACCATCTCAGACCAAGGGACAACATTTACCAGGAAATTCCTCAGGGCCCTTTACCAACGGCTGGGAATCAATCCATCCTTTTCCTTGGCTTATCACCCGGAATCAGACAGACAGACCAAACGCGTCAACCAGTttattgagttctacctgagATCATATATAGCAGCAGACCACTTGGACTGGGCCAGATGGTTGCCACTTGCGGAATACACTTATAACAATGCAAAGCACTCTGCCACCGGAAAAACCCCGTTCAAACTAGTCTATGGGAGGAACCCTGTAATGAACCCATCAATGGTACCAGccaatgtcccagaagcagatacAGTGGCAGACACACTggcccaagaatggaaagaagccaagtcagccctcagaatgagcaaggaacggATGTCCAGGAACCTAGGGACAGTACCGGAGTATTCAGTAGGCAAGGAGGTTTGGCTAGATGGGAAGAATGTGGAGCTCAGAACCAACTCAAACAAACTGGACCCCAAACAACTTGGCCCTTTCAAAGTCATAGAGAagatctccagccacgcctaccaTCTGGAATTACCCaaaaccctgaaaatccatgacaTATTCTATGTTGGATTGTTGTCCAAAAGCCACAAGTCACCAAGCCAGCCCTTTCCAGAAAGACCCCCACCTGAGACAATAgagggggaggaagaatacaaagttgaacagatcattgactccaagcaactacggggaaaatggttctacttaataaaatggaagggttacggtctggaagacaattcctgggaaccagaagaactgttggatcacagccaagaagagatcaagcaattcaaccaagctagactcagaaaggcttgtgacactgccaagagcctttaaagggggggcaatgtcacaacctccttaattataccattggatttgcctgatttttctattatttttagtattttttacggacttgttatcttatgtttttcaatcacgtgatcttggcgcttattatgccaagatgccgcgccaagatgctgtgccaagggcgcttaggagaaatccacgcttctgcgcagcctgcagcacgtgtcctggacatggtcacatgaccagtacaagtggttgcatgctggcccaagcccaaatttggggggtagcaggtgtaatcatgggttgtcagcagaggaataatagggctctatggcttagtggtcaagctggttcaattctggctagttctattttcctctgtttatgacagcacgcttcttatttgtctTATGTACTTCTCTTCTCaagcgcacagaccatgtagatagcgcattcttgtctatatatacagcaggaaaattgcttggaaaccccaagttgattttaccttgtctcatactcattgaggaggatccagtcagccagctaagtagccggcccccagttgATCTCAGACGTTAACTATCccttaactcatcacacctcccaggcctaaggccccactGCTAGTAGTAGTCACCAGTAGGACGCCTTATGCgtcattagtatagcctttagatagtagattacataagcagtgtactagtagtatggccacaagcgcccgtcccattagcaagtacccaccttacagtggtgtacaacagctATACAACTTAGCATGCACTTGCACAGAGTTGATGTGACAAAGATTGAGATCTGGAATTGTGCAACACAAGGCTTTAGCGCATTTGCCTAGAAAATCTTGGCCTGGCACAGCACACTTGGTCTCAGCAAAGCAGGACAGCTTGCACCCAAGGCATCCCAGTGCACTACCCCCACATTTATTACTGGCCGCAAAATGGTTCCCTTGGCATTTTCTTGAGTCCAAAAACATGACTTTTGCACAGCCAATACAGTACCCCAAAAAAGTATTGCACATGTGACCaattgtacaatgtgtgttGTCTTACTCCCAAGCCAGCGCTTGGATCGATTCAAGTAGTTAATATAAGTGGTTAAGATATACTATTAGAACCTATATACAAAGTTTCATGAGAATTGCTGCAACGGAGACTAAGCTAGGGTCAGTATACCATCAAAGCGGCTGTGCAATACTTTTTTGGGTTCCTGGCTGTGAGAGTGACCCATTGTACCCACCCCAGGAAAGTGTAAATAAAATCAAAGATAAATCTTATTAAGTAGCTAAAGCTAGCATGTACTAAATATTTTAGTTTTGGAGCTACCTTTGTATAAATTAATACCAAGGTAAAATGTGTAGCTTCCAGGAGTATATGCACCCTACCTTGGTACAAACTCAAAATTAGATCTACCTACCCTAGTATGGCTTCAAGCTAGCATATATTATATTTATTCTAGCCCATTAGCACTGAGATATAGAACAATCCTGCTCATAGAGAGCTTGGTGAGTCCCAAAGGGGGGCAGACCCCCAAACTTTCAGGAGCTATTTCTCTTAACCAAAACTATGTACATGCAAACTGTCTGCTCTGAAAGGAGGGAATCATCTGGTACTATACATGTGCAAAGTATCAAGCTCTCTGGTGCAAAGCTTCCAGAGAGGCACAGGGGTAAGTAGAAATGAAGTAGATTTTTATAGGAAAAACACAGCAAAATTGCCATTTATTCCCTCACCCCTGTGCCTCTCTGGAAGCTTTGCACCAGAGAGCTTGATACTTTGCACATGTATAGTACCAGATGATTCCCTCCTTTCAGAGCAGACAGTTTGCATGTACATAGTTTTGGTTAAGAGAAATAGCTCCTGAAAGTTTGGGGGTCTGCCCCCCTTTGGGACTCACCAAGCTCTCTATGAGCAGGATTGTTCTATATCTCAGTGCTAATGGGCTAGAATAAATATAATATATGCTAGCTTGAAGCCATACTAGGGTAGGTAGATCTAATTTTGAGTTTGTACCAAGGTAGGGTGCATATACTCCTGGAAGCTACACATTTTACCTTGGTATTAATTTATACAAAGGTAGCTCCAAAACTAAAATATTTAGTACATGCTAGCTTTAGCTACTTAATAAGATTTATCTTTGATTTTATTTACACTTTCCTGGGGTGGGTACAATGGGTCACTCTCACAGCCAGGAACCCAAAAAAGTATTGCACAGCCGCTTTGATGGTATACTGACCCTAGCTTAGTCTCCGTTGCAGCAATTCTCATGAAACTTTGTATATAGGTTCTAATAGTATATCTTAACCACTTATATTAACTACTTGAATCGATCCGAGCGCTGGCTTGGGAGTAAGACaacacacattgtacaatcGGTCACGTGTGCAATACTTTTTTGGGGTACTGTACATTAGGTTATTTAGAATCAAGCCTCGTATTTAGAGCTCTGCACTAAGGAACTGTCGAAATAATTCAAGTGATCTTTGAAGCTGAACCCGTATTACTAGAGGTACTTGATGTTGGCTCTGTTGCCGTTATCCCTGGATGAAGATATTGCAGATAAGAAAACACAGCGGAATTCACAGCAAGTTACTCCGTACAGATATTGACCGTCCCATCCGTCATAGCTGAGGCAAACATGAAGTTGTTTCCTGCCGGTTTGGGATTCTGCGCTAGTCCTGTGAACTATGGATATTCAAGTAATTAGTGCTCTAGCTACCCATTGGGTCCCGTGGAGCCTGCTCACTTCCTGGCTCGATGGGACAAAATGTGTATGTATCAGATTTCCAGTTGGAAGGTCCCAAATGCAGATTTCCCCAGCTATTATGATTCATAATAGGGTTTGTCAACATATCTGTTCAGATCCTAGGATACTAACAAACCTCTCGATGTTGCAAGTACACAGGTATTTCTGCCAAGTGTCCCAAAGTAGCTGATCCCTGCAAACTCCACAGGAGGCTGACATAGTAGCTCGTTGAGTACTGTAGATATTGATCGTATCGCTAATAATAAGAAGTATTATATACCTTTGGGTAATATGCTAGGAAAGGATATGTCTTTCAGCGCCTAGTTTCTGCATAGCTTCAATGACGCACTCTTTATAAGCTTGAGTCGAGAGGTCTTTTCCGGGTTATCTTGTTCAATATGCCATGCTTGAGGTACATTATTCTCGTAAGACACCAGAGCACGATCAATAGTTCCCGTTTTTCCCTGAGTATAATTGTCTATCAAGGGTATGGGATGTAAAAATGCAGGTACTGACAAGCATGATGCCCCTGACATCAACCATCAACGGCATTTGACTGGACCCCAAAATCGATCGGTTACTTCATATCGAATTGGCAGATTCCTCACCTCTCGGTCGTCCCCGTCTCCAGGTTGTAAACTATTCGACTCGTGAGAGGCAATAAGCTCTATTTTCAATTATCACACGCACCAAGTATCCGCTTCTGGTGGTCAGTATTGATTGGTCTGTACTCGTTCTGAGACTGGACCAATGACGCCACAGTAACCACTCTTTTCTCGTCGGGCATGATCGCCAAGTCCCAGACTTGTAACCAATACAACTTGTATGTTTGGCTCGCCACCTGCCTGCCTGTGACATCCTATACATATGGTGAGGCCGTGTCAGTTAAATATACATCACCCCTGTGTGATGCCACGGACGCACAAATTTAACTAATTCTGAGCCTCGAAGTGCTGCTGCTTGACTTATGGGCTCCCTTGAT
Encoded proteins:
- a CDS encoding Retrotransposable element Tf2 protein, giving the protein MKSSAKEWVECCPICQSNQQTRAPVIALKPLEVPPYPFHSISYNFITGFPKSQGYDAILVVIDSFSKFGHFIPTLKKVSAKGLADLFITHVWKLHGLPIKTVSDHGTTFTGKFLRALYQRLGIKPSFSSAYHPESDGQTERVNQFIEFYLRSYVTANHSDWSSWLPLAEYAYNNAKHAATGKTPFELVYGRNPVMNPSNVPSNVPEADQVADTLAKEWKEAESALRMIWLDGKNVELRTNSNKLDPKRLGPFEVTEKISSHAYHLKLLETLKIHNVFYVGLLSKAHESPSQPFPERPPPETIEGEEEYELAYNTNYDTHNKELLAIIKALEEWQIFLEATDKPIQVFTDHWNLEYWMQARTFNRRHARWRVFLSNFNFEIHYCPGKQLGKLDALSRRSDYTDVPPESEVMLPTEVFANTSKEELEIVTDIRAKLKEDPSLEPIIQFLTEDANNAPPSIQKAYQDYDWEEELLWYRGKLVVPDSEPLKERLLREFHDSPLAGHPGQQRTLELLSRNYWWPGMKSSAKEWVECCPTCQANRCAHAPVISLKPLDVPPFPFHTISYNFITGFPSQKDMMQSWVTAKGLANLFVTHIWKLHGLPVRTISDQGTTFTRKFLRALYQRLGINPSFSLAYHPESDRQTKRVNQFIEFYLRSYIAADHLDWARWLPLAEYTYNNAKHSATGKTPFKLVYGRNPVMNPSMVPANVPEADTVADTLAQEWKEAKSALRMSKERMSRNLGTVPEYSVGKEVWLDGKNVELRTNSNKLDPKQLGPFKVIEKISSHAYHLELPKTLKIHDIFYVGLLSKSHKSPSQPFPERPPPETIEGEEEYKVEQIIDSKQLRGKWFYLIKWKGYGLEDNSWEPEELLDHSQEEIKQFNQARLRKACDTAKSL